From a region of the Ovis aries strain OAR_USU_Benz2616 breed Rambouillet chromosome 2, ARS-UI_Ramb_v3.0, whole genome shotgun sequence genome:
- the MRPL44 gene encoding large ribosomal subunit protein mL44 produces the protein MASGLTKLLLRGPHCLLATAGPTLAPPVRGVKKGFRAAFRFQKELERWRLLRCPPPPVRRSEKPNWDYHAEIQAFGPRLQETFSLDLLKTAFVNSCYIKSEEAKRQKLGIEKEAVLLNLKDNQELSEQGTSFSQTCLTQFFADAFPDLPTEGVKSLVDYLTGEEVVCHVARNLAVEQLTLSADFPVPPAVLRQTFFAVIGALLRSSGPERTALFIRDFLITQMTGKELFEIWKIINPMGLLVQELKKRNISFPESRLTRQSGSTTALPVYFVGLYCDKKLIAEGPGETVLVAEEEAARVALRKLYGFTENRQPWDYSRPKEPVRAEKTIAAS, from the exons ATGGCATCCGGCCTGACAAAGCTGCTGCTGCGAGGTCCCCATTGCCTCCTGGCCACGGCCGGCCCCACTCTCGCTCCGCCGGTTCGGGGAGTGAAGAAGGGATTCCGCGCCGCTTTCCGGTTCCAGAAGGAGTTAGAGCGGTGGCGCCTGCTCCGGTGCCCGCCGCCGCCGGTGCGCCG TTCGGAGAAGCCCAATTGGGATTACCATGCTGAAATACAAGCATTTGGCCCTCGGTTACAGGAAACTTTTTCATTAGATCTTCTCAAAACTGCGTTTGTTAATAGCTGCTATATTAAAAGCGAGGAGGCCAAACGCCAAAAACTTGGAATAGAGAAGGAAGCTGTTCTTCTGAACCTCAAAGATAATCAAGAACTATCTGAACAAGGGACATCTTTTTCACAGACATGCCTCACGCAATTTTTTGCGGACGCTTTCCCAGACTTGCCCACTGAAGGCGTTAAAAGTCTGGTTGACTATCTCACCGGTGAGGAAGTTGTGTGTCACGTGGCTAGAAACTTGGCAGTGGAGCAGTTGACGCTGAGTGCGGACTTCCCTGTCCCCCCAGCTGTGTTACGGCAGACTTTCTTTGCAGTGATTGGAGCCCTGCTACGGAGCAGTGGACCCGAGAGGACTGCACTCTTCATCAGG GACTTCTTAATTACTCAAATGACAGGAAAAGAACTCTTTGAGATTTGGAAGATAATAAATCCCATGGGGCTACTGGTACAAGAACTGaagaaaaggaatatttcatttCCTGAATCTAGACTCACTAGGCAGTCTGGAAGCACCACAGCTTTGCCTGTGTATTTTGTTGGCTTATACTG TGATAAGAAGCTGATTGCGGAAGGCCCTGGGGAGACAGTACTGGTTGCAGAAGAAGAAGCTGCTCGAGTGGCACTTAGGAAACTCTACGGGTTCACTGAGAATCGCCAGCCCTGGGACTACTCTAGGCCCAAAGAGCCTGTGAGAGCAGAAAAGACCATCGCCGCCAGCTAG